The Dyella caseinilytica genome has a window encoding:
- the ilvA gene encoding threonine ammonia-lyase, biosynthetic, giving the protein MNASLAQERTAFALTAASVLRRAETARVYEVAHHTALEHASLLSARIGAHVLLKREDQQPVFSFKLRGAYNRMAQLSAAERAKGVIAASAGNHAQGVALAASRLGIHATIVMPVTAPQVKVDAVRRFGGAFTEVVLAGDSYSDAQAEALRLREALDATFVHPFDDPDVIAGQATIALEILAQHPGPLQAIFVPIGGGGLIAGIASVIKACRPDVRVIGVQASDADSMAQALRAGTRVSLDEVGLFADGTAVKQVGDLTFSLCQQYVDDVLRVDTDAICAAIRDIYQDTRSIPEPSGALALAGLKQYVATRGVGDGTLVAVVSGANMNFDRLRFVAERAEVGEQREAVFAVTIPEQRGSFRRFCSALGQHAITEFNYRIGDAQAAHIFVGVQMARRGERDALADAFRANDFGVLDLTDDELAKLHLRHMIGGRSPLARDERLYRFDFPERPGALARFLDRMHPDWNISLFHYRNHGADYGRILVGIQVPPSEHALLRHFLSTLGYPHVDESDNPAYRLLLGA; this is encoded by the coding sequence ATGAACGCAAGTCTCGCGCAGGAGCGCACTGCCTTCGCATTGACCGCAGCCTCGGTGCTGCGACGAGCGGAAACGGCACGCGTCTACGAAGTCGCACACCACACCGCACTGGAGCATGCATCGCTGCTTTCCGCGCGTATCGGCGCACACGTTTTGCTTAAGCGCGAAGATCAGCAACCGGTCTTTTCGTTCAAGTTGCGCGGCGCCTACAACCGCATGGCTCAGCTCAGCGCTGCAGAGCGTGCAAAGGGCGTCATCGCCGCCTCCGCGGGTAACCATGCGCAAGGCGTCGCTCTGGCGGCATCGCGACTTGGCATCCATGCAACGATTGTGATGCCGGTCACCGCGCCACAGGTCAAAGTGGATGCAGTTCGCCGCTTCGGCGGCGCGTTCACTGAAGTCGTGCTCGCCGGTGACTCGTACAGCGATGCGCAAGCCGAAGCGTTGCGTTTGCGCGAGGCGCTGGACGCCACCTTTGTGCATCCATTCGATGATCCGGATGTGATTGCCGGCCAGGCCACCATCGCGCTGGAAATCCTCGCGCAACATCCCGGGCCGTTGCAGGCGATATTCGTGCCGATTGGCGGCGGCGGACTTATCGCCGGTATCGCCTCGGTCATCAAGGCGTGCCGTCCCGATGTGCGCGTGATTGGCGTGCAGGCCAGTGATGCCGATTCGATGGCGCAGGCGCTTCGCGCCGGAACGCGCGTGTCATTGGATGAAGTCGGCTTGTTCGCCGATGGCACAGCGGTCAAGCAAGTTGGCGACCTGACCTTTTCGCTATGCCAGCAGTACGTCGATGATGTGCTGCGCGTCGACACCGATGCGATCTGCGCGGCTATTCGCGACATTTATCAGGATACCCGCAGCATTCCTGAACCTTCTGGCGCTCTCGCGCTGGCCGGTCTCAAGCAGTACGTCGCCACGCGTGGCGTTGGCGACGGCACCCTGGTGGCCGTTGTTTCCGGCGCGAACATGAATTTCGACCGGCTGCGTTTCGTGGCGGAACGCGCGGAAGTCGGCGAGCAGCGGGAAGCCGTCTTTGCGGTGACCATTCCCGAACAGCGCGGCAGTTTTCGGCGCTTTTGCAGCGCGCTGGGCCAGCACGCAATCACCGAATTCAACTATCGCATCGGCGATGCACAGGCCGCGCATATCTTCGTCGGTGTGCAAATGGCCCGACGCGGAGAACGCGATGCGCTGGCCGACGCTTTTCGTGCCAATGACTTCGGCGTGCTGGATCTCACCGACGACGAACTCGCAAAGTTGCATCTACGCCACATGATCGGCGGCCGCTCACCGCTGGCACGCGACGAACGCTTGTACCGCTTCGATTTTCCGGAACGCCCCGGTGCGCTGGCACGCTTTCTCGACCGCATGCATCCGGACTGGAATATCAGCCTGTTCCACTACCGCAATCACGGCGCCGACTACGGTCGCATTCTGGTCGGCATCCAGGTGCCCCCAAGTGAGCATGCGCTGCTGCGTCACTTTCTTTCGACGCTCGGCTACCCCCACGTGGACGAAAGCGACAATCCAGCTTATCGACTGTTGCTAGGCGCTTAG
- the ilvN gene encoding acetolactate synthase small subunit: protein MQHTLSILLQNEAGALVRVAGLFAARGHNIDTLTVSATADPAVSRLTLTVRGDDAKLTQILQQTRKLVDVLLVEHPAQA from the coding sequence ATGCAACACACGCTTTCCATCCTTCTGCAGAATGAAGCCGGCGCGCTGGTGCGCGTGGCAGGATTGTTTGCCGCACGCGGCCACAACATCGACACGCTGACGGTTTCCGCCACCGCCGACCCAGCCGTATCGCGACTCACGCTGACCGTGCGTGGCGACGACGCCAAGCTCACGCAGATCCTGCAACAGACGCGCAAATTGGTTGACGTCCTGCTGGTCGAGCACCCGGCGCAAGCATGA
- the ilvB gene encoding biosynthetic-type acetolactate synthase large subunit has product MNTPLLKPTFAADADTGIARHPLAGKDLSGADVVVQILAEQGVDVLFGYSGGAILPVYDAIFRYNAEHPRADGGEPMPLIVPANEQGAGFMASGYARASGKVGVAVVTSGPGATNMVTPVRDSTADSIPMVVLCGQVATQAIGSDAFQEAPISNIMGSCAKHVFLVTNASQLEATMRTAFTIARSGRPGPVVVDIPKDIQNATIRFQGEGELPLPGYRARLRAVEQATLNDNECASFFDALSKAKRPLIYAGGGVIAAGATPMLRAFVDAFGLPVTTTLMGIGGFDTTDPLALHMLGMHGTAYANYAVEDCDFLLALGARFDDRVAGLPSQFAPLAKFVAHIDIDPAEIDKVKHAHWHHVGPLDRALERLTQYGNAHHQQPSLNAWHTHIAELKRTHAMNYDHGSDMIQPYAVLEEINRHTQGRAIISTGVGQHQMWAAQYLDFRAPRHWLTSGSMGTMGFGLPAAVGAQFAKRDALVIDIDGDASIRMNLGELETVTTYGLPLKIVVLNNVGDGMVRQWQKLFFKGRFASSDKSLHRKDFVLAAKADGFTWARKLEDRQELADTIAEFLAFDGPAFLEVMIDPDAGVYPMVGPGASYAQMITGDFIPAREAPHAIEAATSDSF; this is encoded by the coding sequence GTGAATACGCCACTGCTCAAACCCACATTCGCCGCCGACGCCGACACGGGCATTGCGCGTCACCCGCTCGCAGGAAAGGACCTGAGCGGTGCGGATGTCGTTGTACAAATCCTGGCTGAGCAAGGCGTCGACGTACTCTTTGGCTATTCCGGTGGCGCGATCCTGCCCGTCTATGACGCCATCTTCCGCTACAACGCCGAACATCCTCGTGCAGATGGCGGCGAACCGATGCCGCTGATCGTGCCAGCCAACGAACAAGGCGCCGGCTTCATGGCTTCCGGTTACGCGCGCGCTTCGGGCAAGGTGGGCGTGGCCGTCGTCACCTCCGGCCCCGGGGCCACCAACATGGTCACGCCGGTGCGCGATTCCACCGCCGACTCCATCCCCATGGTGGTGCTCTGTGGACAGGTGGCGACGCAAGCGATCGGTAGCGATGCGTTCCAGGAAGCACCCATCAGCAACATCATGGGTTCCTGTGCCAAGCACGTGTTCCTGGTGACCAATGCGTCGCAACTGGAAGCGACCATGCGCACAGCCTTTACCATCGCGCGCAGCGGACGTCCGGGGCCGGTCGTCGTGGATATTCCCAAGGACATCCAGAACGCGACGATTCGCTTCCAAGGCGAAGGTGAACTGCCGCTGCCAGGTTATCGCGCGCGCCTGCGTGCCGTTGAACAAGCAACGCTCAACGACAACGAATGCGCAAGCTTCTTCGACGCGTTATCAAAGGCAAAGCGACCGCTGATTTATGCCGGTGGCGGTGTCATCGCTGCCGGTGCCACGCCGATGCTGCGCGCGTTTGTCGATGCATTCGGCCTGCCTGTCACCACCACGCTGATGGGCATCGGCGGTTTCGACACCACTGATCCGCTCGCGCTGCATATGCTCGGCATGCACGGCACTGCTTACGCAAACTACGCCGTGGAAGATTGCGACTTCCTGCTTGCACTAGGTGCCCGTTTTGACGATCGCGTCGCCGGCTTACCGTCGCAATTCGCGCCGCTGGCAAAGTTCGTCGCACATATCGACATCGATCCGGCCGAAATCGACAAGGTCAAACATGCCCATTGGCACCATGTCGGCCCACTGGATCGCGCGCTCGAACGACTGACGCAATACGGCAACGCGCACCATCAGCAGCCATCGCTCAATGCGTGGCATACGCATATCGCCGAACTCAAGCGTACGCACGCTATGAATTACGATCATGGCAGCGACATGATCCAGCCTTACGCCGTGCTGGAGGAAATCAATCGCCACACGCAAGGTCGCGCCATCATCAGCACCGGCGTGGGCCAGCATCAGATGTGGGCGGCGCAGTATCTGGATTTTCGTGCACCCCGGCATTGGCTCACCTCCGGTTCGATGGGCACGATGGGCTTCGGTTTGCCCGCGGCCGTGGGCGCGCAATTTGCCAAACGCGACGCGCTGGTCATCGATATCGATGGCGACGCGAGCATCCGCATGAATCTGGGCGAACTGGAAACCGTCACGACCTACGGCCTCCCGCTGAAGATCGTGGTGCTGAACAACGTCGGCGACGGCATGGTGCGGCAGTGGCAGAAGCTGTTCTTCAAAGGCCGCTTCGCCTCGTCCGACAAGAGTCTGCATCGCAAGGATTTCGTGCTCGCAGCCAAAGCTGATGGCTTTACCTGGGCACGCAAGCTCGAAGACCGCCAAGAACTGGCCGACACCATCGCCGAGTTCCTGGCCTTCGATGGTCCAGCCTTCCTGGAGGTGATGATCGATCCTGACGCCGGCGTTTATCCCATGGTGGGACCCGGCGCCAGCTACGCGCAAATGATCACGGGCGATTTCATTCCGGCGCGTGAAGCGCCACACGCCATCGAAGCTGCCACATCCGACAGCTTCTGA
- the ilvC gene encoding ketol-acid reductoisomerase — MSTTATTETLAKARIAVLGYGSQGRAHALNLKDSGLDVVVGLRPNGPTWHKAVADGFHVVEPAEAVRGADLVAVLTPDMVQPKLYKDAIEPNIKAGAALLFAHGFNVHFKQIEPRADIDVVLVAPKGPGALVRTEYERGRGVPCVFAVHQDVSGHAEEKAKSYAAGLGGARAMLIKTDFKEETETDLFGEQAVLCGGASELVIKGFETLVEAGYQPEIAYYEVLHELKLIVDLFYEGGITRMLEFVSETAQYGDYVSGPRVVDAGAKERMKDVLKDIQDGTFARNWIAEYNAGLPNYKRLKQADLDHPIEQVGAKLRARMPWLQTGAKAGQPPLKKVG; from the coding sequence ATGAGCACCACCGCCACCACCGAAACGCTCGCCAAGGCGCGCATCGCCGTTCTTGGCTACGGCAGCCAGGGCCGCGCCCACGCGCTTAATCTCAAAGACTCTGGACTGGATGTCGTGGTCGGGCTGCGCCCGAACGGCCCCACCTGGCACAAAGCCGTGGCCGATGGCTTTCATGTGGTCGAACCGGCCGAAGCCGTGCGCGGCGCTGACCTGGTCGCCGTGCTGACGCCGGACATGGTGCAGCCCAAGCTGTATAAGGACGCGATCGAACCGAACATCAAGGCAGGCGCCGCCCTGCTGTTCGCGCACGGCTTCAACGTGCACTTCAAGCAGATCGAGCCGCGCGCCGACATCGACGTCGTGCTGGTTGCACCCAAGGGACCGGGCGCACTGGTGCGCACCGAATACGAGCGCGGCCGTGGCGTACCGTGTGTATTCGCCGTGCATCAGGACGTCAGCGGTCACGCCGAAGAGAAAGCAAAGTCCTATGCAGCCGGCCTCGGCGGCGCGCGCGCCATGCTGATCAAGACCGACTTCAAGGAAGAAACCGAAACCGATCTGTTCGGCGAACAGGCCGTGCTGTGCGGCGGCGCCAGCGAGCTGGTGATCAAGGGCTTCGAAACGCTGGTCGAAGCGGGCTATCAGCCGGAGATTGCGTACTACGAAGTGCTGCACGAGCTGAAGCTGATCGTCGACCTGTTCTACGAAGGCGGCATCACGCGCATGCTCGAGTTCGTCTCGGAAACGGCCCAATACGGCGACTACGTCAGCGGCCCGCGCGTGGTGGATGCTGGCGCCAAGGAGCGCATGAAGGACGTGCTCAAGGATATCCAGGACGGCACCTTCGCGCGCAACTGGATCGCCGAATACAACGCTGGTTTGCCGAACTACAAGCGTCTGAAGCAGGCAGATCTCGATCATCCGATCGAGCAGGTGGGCGCCAAGCTGCGCGCACGCATGCCGTGGCTGCAAACCGGCGCCAAAGCCGGCCAGCCGCCGCTGAAGAAGGTGGGTTAA
- the ilvD gene encoding dihydroxy-acid dehydratase, giving the protein MRSDLIKTGPDRAPARSMLRATGMQDDDIAKPLVAVVHTWSNVSPCNLNLRELAEHVSAGIRAAGGTPVEFNTIAVTDGIAMGTPGMRASLISREVITDSIELAVDGHCLDAMVVLCGCDKTIPAAAMAMARLNIPSVALYGGSIAHGNHNNHPITIQQVFEAVGAHGAGKIDDAELTAVEKDACPGAGACGGQFTANTMAMVLQTLGLSPLGFNDIPATHPAKTHAAFRCGELVMDCLREQRKPLSILTETAFRNAARMVAATAGSTNAVLHLLAIAREAGVPWTIEDFEPASVHTPVIADLMPGGRYTAVELFGAGGSARVAQELISAGMLEDGPTVTGHSLFEECATAPRAEQQDVVHPVSQPLKPRGGYSILYGNLAPEGCILKLAGKGAMHYEGRARVFESEEQAFAAVQAGKIVKGDVVVIRNEGPAGGPGMREMLGVTAALIGRGLGDDVALITDGRFSGATHGFMVGHIAPEAVRGGPIGLLHEGDRIVIDAQTRTISTDADLATRRATWQPPAPKVTRGALAKYAQLVGSASEGATTQPSTRTSNQAATSSPTTSDVDAGVTA; this is encoded by the coding sequence ATGCGTAGTGATCTGATCAAAACCGGCCCCGATCGCGCTCCCGCGCGCTCCATGCTGCGTGCCACGGGCATGCAGGATGACGACATCGCCAAGCCTTTGGTGGCCGTGGTGCATACGTGGTCCAACGTGAGTCCGTGCAATCTCAATCTGCGCGAGTTGGCCGAACATGTTTCCGCAGGTATTCGTGCTGCGGGCGGTACACCGGTGGAATTCAACACGATTGCCGTGACCGACGGCATCGCGATGGGTACGCCCGGCATGCGCGCTTCGCTGATCAGCCGCGAAGTGATCACCGACTCCATCGAGCTGGCCGTGGACGGTCACTGCCTCGATGCGATGGTGGTGCTGTGCGGCTGCGACAAGACCATTCCGGCTGCGGCCATGGCCATGGCGCGTCTGAACATTCCTTCCGTTGCGTTGTACGGCGGCAGCATCGCGCACGGCAATCACAACAATCATCCCATCACCATCCAGCAGGTATTCGAGGCCGTTGGTGCGCACGGTGCTGGCAAGATCGATGATGCCGAACTGACTGCCGTCGAAAAGGATGCGTGCCCCGGTGCCGGCGCCTGCGGTGGTCAGTTCACCGCCAACACCATGGCGATGGTGCTGCAGACGCTTGGGCTGTCGCCGTTGGGTTTCAACGATATCCCCGCCACGCATCCGGCCAAGACGCACGCGGCGTTCCGTTGCGGCGAACTGGTGATGGATTGCCTGCGCGAGCAGCGCAAGCCACTGAGCATCCTCACTGAAACGGCATTCCGCAATGCCGCGCGCATGGTGGCTGCCACCGCCGGCTCCACCAATGCCGTGCTGCACCTGCTGGCGATCGCACGCGAAGCAGGTGTGCCGTGGACGATTGAGGATTTCGAACCCGCTTCCGTGCATACCCCCGTCATCGCCGACTTGATGCCGGGCGGCCGCTATACGGCAGTCGAATTGTTCGGCGCTGGCGGCAGCGCGCGCGTCGCGCAAGAGCTGATCTCTGCAGGCATGCTGGAAGACGGCCCTACCGTCACCGGCCACAGCCTGTTCGAGGAATGCGCCACCGCACCACGCGCGGAACAACAAGATGTGGTGCACCCGGTCAGCCAACCGCTGAAACCCCGCGGCGGCTATTCGATCCTGTACGGCAATCTCGCGCCGGAAGGCTGCATTTTGAAACTGGCTGGCAAGGGCGCCATGCACTACGAAGGACGCGCGCGCGTGTTCGAAAGCGAAGAACAAGCCTTCGCTGCCGTGCAAGCCGGCAAGATCGTCAAGGGCGACGTGGTAGTGATCCGCAACGAAGGCCCTGCCGGTGGACCTGGCATGCGCGAAATGCTCGGCGTCACCGCCGCGCTGATCGGACGTGGTTTGGGCGATGACGTTGCATTGATCACCGATGGCCGTTTTTCCGGCGCCACACACGGCTTCATGGTCGGGCATATCGCACCCGAAGCCGTCCGCGGTGGTCCCATCGGACTGCTGCATGAAGGTGATCGCATCGTCATTGACGCGCAGACACGCACGATCTCCACCGACGCCGATCTCGCCACGCGCCGTGCCACGTGGCAACCGCCGGCACCCAAAGTCACACGCGGCGCCCTCGCCAAATACGCGCAACTGGTCGGCTCCGCTTCGGAAGGTGCCACCACACAGCCTTCCACACGCACATCCAACCAAGCCGCTACTTCCTCACCCACTACTTCAGACGTCGACGCAGGAGTTACCGCATGA
- the leuB gene encoding 3-isopropylmalate dehydrogenase: protein MTARIVTLPGDGVGPEVTDAAVAVLKAVAERSGQTFEFESHLIGGCAIDATGEPLPAATLEACKKADAVFLGAVGGPKWSDPQAKVRPEQGLLALRAALGVFANLRPLQVHPALASLSPLKNEKLKNVDVLFVRELTGGAYFGAKTRTIDTATDECKYTVAEVERVTRRAFELARERKQHVTSVDKANVLETSRLWRSTVTRIAAEYPDVTLEHQLVDSMAMLLLTQPSRYDVVVTENLFGDILTDEAAALAGSLGLLPSASLGEGKVGLYEPIHGSAPDIAGQGVANPLGAILSAALLLRHSLGLEIEATTIEAAVAHVLTNGPHSRDIGGKASTSEMRDAVIAALDDVATPAFLCGLRACG, encoded by the coding sequence ATGACTGCTCGCATCGTTACCCTGCCCGGCGACGGCGTAGGTCCCGAAGTTACCGACGCGGCAGTTGCCGTACTGAAAGCCGTTGCCGAGCGCAGCGGCCAAACGTTCGAGTTTGAATCGCATCTCATCGGTGGTTGCGCGATCGACGCGACCGGCGAACCACTGCCCGCCGCGACGCTGGAAGCGTGCAAGAAGGCTGATGCGGTTTTCCTCGGTGCAGTCGGCGGGCCGAAGTGGTCCGATCCGCAGGCGAAGGTACGTCCCGAACAGGGTTTGCTCGCGCTGCGCGCCGCACTCGGCGTGTTCGCCAACCTGCGCCCGCTGCAAGTGCATCCGGCACTGGCGTCGCTGTCACCGCTGAAGAACGAAAAGCTGAAAAACGTCGACGTACTGTTCGTGCGCGAACTGACCGGCGGCGCTTACTTCGGCGCTAAAACGCGCACGATCGACACAGCCACGGATGAATGCAAGTACACCGTTGCCGAGGTCGAGCGCGTCACGCGTCGCGCCTTTGAACTGGCACGCGAGCGCAAGCAGCACGTCACCTCGGTCGACAAAGCCAACGTGCTGGAAACGTCACGCTTATGGCGCAGCACGGTCACGCGCATCGCTGCCGAGTATCCGGACGTAACGCTGGAACATCAGCTGGTCGATTCGATGGCGATGTTGCTGTTGACGCAGCCATCCCGCTACGACGTGGTCGTCACCGAAAATCTGTTCGGCGATATCCTCACCGACGAAGCCGCCGCGCTGGCCGGCTCGCTCGGCCTGCTGCCGTCCGCGTCGCTGGGTGAAGGCAAAGTTGGCCTGTACGAACCGATCCACGGCTCCGCGCCGGACATCGCCGGCCAGGGCGTGGCCAACCCGCTGGGCGCGATCCTTTCCGCGGCGCTGTTGCTGCGTCACTCGCTGGGCCTGGAAATCGAAGCCACGACGATCGAAGCCGCGGTGGCCCACGTACTGACCAACGGTCCGCACAGCCGTGATATCGGCGGCAAGGCCTCCACCAGCGAAATGCGCGATGCCGTGATTGCCGCGCTTGACGATGTCGCCACGCCCGCCTTTCTGTGCGGCCTGCGTGCGTGTGGCTAA
- the leuD gene encoding 3-isopropylmalate dehydratase small subunit, whose product MKPVTRIHSRTAVLLDENIDTDRVIPARFLTTTERAGLGKFCFNDWRYRQDGSDNPDFPLNKPEAHGCAILVAGRNFGCGSSREHAPWALLDYGIQAVLCSEIADIFRGNALKNGLLAIVIDEAEHRWLLKNPGIELSIDVREQAIQLPDGGHIRFQLEPFARHCLLNGVDQLGFLLQHTDAITQYEQQQQEKVA is encoded by the coding sequence ATGAAACCTGTTACCCGCATCCATTCGCGTACCGCCGTGCTGCTCGACGAAAACATCGACACCGACCGCGTCATCCCTGCGCGCTTCCTTACCACCACCGAACGTGCGGGACTCGGCAAGTTCTGCTTCAACGACTGGCGTTATCGCCAGGACGGCAGTGACAACCCGGATTTCCCGCTCAACAAACCCGAAGCCCATGGTTGCGCGATTCTGGTCGCCGGCCGCAATTTCGGCTGCGGTTCCTCACGCGAGCACGCGCCGTGGGCGTTGCTCGATTACGGCATCCAGGCTGTGTTGTGCAGCGAGATCGCGGACATCTTCCGCGGCAACGCACTGAAGAACGGCCTGCTCGCCATCGTGATCGACGAAGCCGAACACCGCTGGCTGCTGAAAAACCCGGGCATCGAACTATCCATTGATGTGCGCGAACAGGCCATCCAGCTCCCCGATGGCGGACATATCCGATTCCAGCTCGAACCGTTTGCGCGGCATTGCCTGCTGAACGGCGTTGACCAGCTCGGTTTCCTGCTTCAGCACACCGACGCAATCACTCAATACGAACAGCAACAACAGGAGAAGGTGGCATGA
- the leuC gene encoding 3-isopropylmalate dehydratase large subunit, with the protein MTPRTLFEKIWDAHVVAPETTDTPAVLYIDLHLVHEVTSPQAFSELRSRGLKLRRADRTLATLDHSTPTLPPQANGERPYANAEAKAQVAQLEANCREFDVQLYGWDSSDRGIVHVIGPELGATQPGMTIVCGDSHTSTHGAFGALAFGIGTTEVGHVMATQCLLQRKPKTFAIHVDGKLPRGVGAKDLILHIIGEIGVDGGTGYVLEYRGDAIEALSMEERMTVCNMSIEAGARAGLIAPDETTFAWLKGRPRAPQGAAWDAAVQHWRTLRTDEGASYDREVRIDASQIRPTVTYGTHPGMAIAMDKPVPAARNPVEQRALDYMQAKANQPMQGTAVDVVFVGSCTNSRLSDLREAANVLRGHHVAKGVRMLVVPGSEAVRRDAEKEGLHEVFLAAGAEWRIPGCSMCIAMNGDLAQPGELVVSTSNRNFEGRQGKGARTVLASPATAAASAIAGAIADPREYLTEVAA; encoded by the coding sequence ATGACCCCTCGTACGCTGTTCGAAAAAATCTGGGACGCCCATGTCGTGGCCCCCGAAACGACCGATACACCGGCCGTGCTGTACATCGATCTGCACCTGGTGCACGAAGTCACCTCGCCGCAAGCTTTCAGCGAATTACGTTCGCGCGGACTGAAGCTGCGCCGTGCGGATCGCACGCTGGCCACACTCGACCACTCCACCCCCACCCTGCCCCCGCAGGCGAATGGCGAACGTCCCTATGCGAACGCCGAAGCCAAGGCGCAGGTGGCGCAGTTGGAAGCCAACTGCCGCGAATTCGACGTGCAGTTGTACGGATGGGACAGCAGCGATCGCGGCATCGTGCACGTGATCGGTCCGGAACTGGGTGCCACCCAGCCGGGCATGACGATCGTCTGCGGCGACAGCCATACATCCACCCACGGCGCATTCGGCGCGCTGGCGTTCGGCATCGGCACCACCGAAGTCGGGCACGTCATGGCGACGCAATGCCTGTTGCAACGCAAACCGAAAACGTTTGCCATCCATGTCGATGGCAAGCTGCCGCGTGGCGTTGGCGCCAAGGATCTGATCCTGCACATCATCGGCGAGATCGGCGTCGACGGCGGTACCGGTTACGTCCTCGAGTATCGCGGTGACGCCATCGAAGCTTTGTCGATGGAAGAACGCATGACGGTATGCAACATGTCCATCGAAGCCGGTGCCCGCGCCGGCCTGATTGCACCGGACGAGACCACGTTTGCCTGGCTGAAAGGCCGTCCACGCGCACCGCAAGGCGCTGCATGGGACGCGGCCGTGCAGCATTGGCGCACGCTGCGCACTGACGAAGGCGCGAGCTACGACCGCGAAGTGCGCATCGACGCCAGCCAGATTCGCCCGACTGTCACCTACGGCACGCATCCAGGCATGGCCATCGCCATGGACAAACCCGTACCTGCTGCACGCAATCCCGTCGAGCAACGCGCGCTGGATTACATGCAAGCCAAGGCGAATCAGCCGATGCAGGGTACGGCCGTGGACGTGGTGTTTGTCGGCAGCTGCACCAACTCGCGCTTGTCGGACCTGCGCGAAGCAGCAAATGTGCTGCGCGGACACCATGTCGCCAAGGGCGTGCGCATGCTTGTGGTGCCGGGCTCCGAAGCGGTGCGCCGCGATGCGGAGAAGGAAGGCCTGCATGAAGTCTTCCTTGCCGCAGGCGCGGAATGGCGCATCCCGGGATGCTCGATGTGCATCGCCATGAACGGCGATCTGGCACAACCGGGCGAATTGGTGGTTAGCACCTCCAACCGCAACTTCGAAGGCCGCCAGGGCAAAGGGGCTCGCACTGTGCTCGCCAGCCCCGCGACCGCTGCCGCATCGGCGATTGCCGGCGCCATTGCCGATCCACGCGAATACCTGACGGAGGTGGCCGCATGA
- a CDS encoding branched-chain amino acid transaminase encodes MSTAFLWHNGRIKPWAEANVHVSAHALHYGSSVFEGERVYATPEGPAYFRLADHTRRLFESARVYEIDVGYSEEEINHACLEVIRANRMASAYVRPIVFRGAGGLGVLPRDGAPVDVAILALEWGAYLGEAAEVGADVCVSSWHRPAPNTIPSWAKAGGNYLSSQLIGLEARRGGYDEGIALGHNGLLSEGAGENLFLVKRGKLLTPPSSAGILAGITRDSVITLANDLGIAVEERDLPREALYTADEVFMTGTAAEITPVRSVDRKKVGSGTPGPITRALRDAFFGLFSGKTPDHYNWLTPVNAVVLDRESQKAAIHGRTPQEEQASA; translated from the coding sequence ATGAGCACTGCCTTTCTTTGGCACAACGGGCGCATCAAGCCCTGGGCTGAAGCCAACGTCCATGTCAGCGCCCACGCACTGCACTACGGCTCGTCGGTGTTCGAAGGCGAGCGCGTGTACGCCACACCAGAAGGCCCTGCGTATTTCCGCCTGGCCGATCACACGCGGCGCCTGTTCGAATCGGCACGCGTCTACGAGATCGACGTCGGCTACAGCGAAGAAGAGATCAACCATGCTTGCCTGGAAGTGATTCGCGCCAACCGGATGGCCTCAGCTTATGTTCGTCCGATTGTTTTTCGCGGCGCCGGCGGGCTCGGCGTACTCCCCAGGGACGGCGCGCCCGTCGACGTCGCGATCTTGGCTTTGGAATGGGGTGCTTATCTCGGTGAAGCAGCCGAAGTGGGTGCGGATGTGTGTGTGTCCTCGTGGCATCGCCCCGCGCCCAACACCATCCCCAGCTGGGCCAAGGCCGGCGGCAATTACCTGAGCAGCCAGCTCATCGGCCTGGAAGCGCGCCGCGGCGGTTATGACGAAGGCATCGCATTGGGGCACAACGGCCTGCTCAGCGAAGGCGCCGGCGAAAACCTGTTCCTGGTCAAGCGCGGCAAGCTGCTCACGCCGCCGTCGAGCGCCGGAATTCTCGCCGGTATCACGCGCGACTCAGTGATCACGCTGGCCAACGATCTGGGCATTGCGGTGGAGGAGCGCGATCTGCCGCGCGAAGCCTTGTACACCGCCGACGAAGTGTTCATGACCGGCACAGCCGCGGAAATCACGCCAGTGCGTTCGGTCGACCGCAAGAAGGTTGGCAGTGGCACGCCCGGTCCGATCACGCGCGCCTTGCGCGATGCGTTCTTCGGATTGTTCAGCGGCAAGACCCCCGATCACTACAACTGGCTGACACCAGTTAATGCGGTCGTCCTTGACCGTGAAAGTCAAAAAGCGGCCATCCATGGCCGCACTCCTCAAGAAGAGCAGGCTTCCGCATGA